A genomic segment from Clostridium pasteurianum BC1 encodes:
- a CDS encoding DNA polymerase III subunit delta': MVKSMKFDNIIGHTDIRKNFINAIESGNFSHAHLITGEDGIGKSFVALEAAMNIIGKEIYREYADIVECRIANNRKSISVDQIRKIIEESNKKAYEGNRKVIILHDSDKMTTQAQNAFLKTIEEPPDGVFILLLCENQEKILDTIKSRCQIHKLKKLSDSEIDEFIYNKYPNILEDEKKAVKAFADGVPGRIVSFIDNDSFKEIREKLINIMMDVNNADIETFLKNEEFLTKYKDMWQEILTCLLSYVRDIIIYKETGMDELIINLDKISYIKKLTEVFSYNKLNSIIDIVNNTKSNLESNVNASMVYHIMLLNMKETKSFS; encoded by the coding sequence ATGGTGAAAAGTATGAAGTTTGACAATATAATAGGACACACTGATATTAGGAAAAATTTTATTAACGCTATAGAATCAGGAAATTTTTCCCATGCACATTTGATAACTGGTGAAGATGGTATAGGGAAAAGTTTTGTTGCTTTAGAAGCTGCTATGAATATTATAGGTAAAGAGATATATAGAGAATATGCTGATATAGTAGAATGCAGAATAGCAAATAATAGAAAATCCATTTCCGTAGATCAAATTAGAAAAATAATAGAAGAATCAAATAAGAAAGCCTATGAAGGAAATAGAAAAGTAATAATACTTCATGATTCGGATAAAATGACCACACAAGCACAAAATGCTTTTTTAAAGACTATAGAAGAACCTCCTGATGGTGTATTTATACTATTGTTATGCGAAAATCAAGAGAAGATTTTAGACACTATTAAGTCAAGATGTCAAATTCATAAATTAAAAAAATTAAGTGACAGTGAGATAGATGAATTTATTTACAATAAGTATCCTAATATTTTAGAAGATGAAAAAAAAGCTGTTAAGGCATTTGCAGATGGTGTTCCTGGAAGAATAGTAAGCTTTATTGATAATGACTCATTTAAAGAAATAAGGGAAAAACTAATTAATATAATGATGGATGTAAATAATGCAGATATAGAAACTTTTCTTAAAAATGAAGAGTTCTTAACGAAATATAAGGATATGTGGCAAGAAATTCTAACTTGTTTATTATCTTATGTTAGAGATATTATAATATACAAGGAAACGGGAATGGATGAGTTAATTATAAATTTGGATAAAATTTCCTATATAAAAAAATTAACGGAAGTATTCTCATACAATAAACTTAATAGTATCATTGATATTGTAAATAATACTAAAAGTAATTTAGAAAGTAATGTAAATGCAAGTATGGTTTATCATATAATGCTGCTTAATATGAAAGAAACTAAGTCTTTTAGTTAG
- a CDS encoding metal-dependent amidase/aminoacylase/carboxypeptidase: MKQEVISFLSTIEDEIYGISKYIYENSEESFHENKSCNYLMNLLNNHSFKIQKSYLNIDTAFKAEFGNGHPKICFLCQYDSVKDMGQIYGYNLQSAISIGAALGLSKIISRLGGSVIVIGCPGEILGGSKLTMAHQGVFDDLDTVLAAQPYTETAVIGTSPAVLPLEIKYSNTIKETFENHPKLYSPIDSCIFTFNAVNLIIKGFDNICTIDSVDIHSDSKNKSISQATARFLLKTDNIKNAENIRNKIDYFMNSIEKLLNMEGELHIYDLPCRELISNNTLNRLLSHNLKEIGIIDMFGIKNLSSPLSLGNVSHLVPSVNYYINITKDKTIKYGTRDFALATQTDFAKDILIKTANALAITALDLIEKESLISEAKMELSSKTNNLTYSLI, encoded by the coding sequence ATGAAGCAAGAAGTTATAAGTTTTTTAAGTACTATTGAAGATGAAATATATGGAATATCTAAATATATCTATGAAAATTCTGAAGAGAGTTTTCATGAAAACAAAAGCTGCAATTATTTAATGAATCTATTGAATAATCATTCTTTTAAAATACAAAAGAGTTATCTTAATATTGATACTGCTTTTAAGGCAGAATTTGGTAATGGCCATCCAAAAATTTGTTTTTTATGCCAGTACGATAGTGTAAAAGATATGGGACAAATATATGGATATAACCTTCAATCTGCCATATCTATAGGTGCTGCTCTAGGGCTCTCCAAGATAATTTCTAGATTAGGCGGCTCTGTGATTGTGATAGGTTGTCCTGGAGAGATACTGGGAGGTTCAAAGCTAACTATGGCACATCAAGGTGTCTTTGATGATTTAGACACAGTTCTTGCAGCTCAACCTTATACTGAAACGGCTGTTATTGGCACTTCTCCTGCTGTCTTACCTCTTGAAATAAAGTATAGTAATACTATAAAAGAAACTTTTGAAAATCATCCTAAGCTATACTCACCTATAGATTCTTGCATTTTCACTTTTAATGCAGTTAATCTAATAATTAAAGGTTTTGATAATATCTGCACTATTGATAGTGTGGATATACATAGTGATTCTAAAAATAAAAGTATTTCACAAGCTACTGCTCGTTTTTTATTAAAGACAGACAACATAAAAAATGCTGAAAATATAAGAAATAAAATTGATTATTTTATGAATTCCATAGAAAAATTATTAAATATGGAAGGAGAGCTGCATATATATGACTTACCTTGTAGGGAACTTATTTCAAATAACACTCTAAATAGGCTGCTCTCTCATAACCTAAAAGAGATAGGTATAATAGATATGTTTGGAATAAAAAATTTAAGTTCTCCTTTAAGCCTTGGTAATGTGAGCCATTTAGTTCCCAGCGTAAATTATTATATAAATATTACTAAAGATAAAACTATAAAATATGGTACCAGAGATTTTGCTCTGGCTACTCAAACTGATTTTGCCAAAGATATACTTATAAAAACTGCTAATGCCCTTGCTATAACTGCACTTGACTTAATAGAAAAAGAATCTCTAATTTCAGAGGCTAAAATGGAATTATCCTCAAAAACAAATAATTTAACATATTCACTTATTTAA
- a CDS encoding DUF362 domain-containing protein → MAYKITDSCVSCGACASECPVNAISQGDSIFVVDADTCIDCGNCANVCPVGAPVQE, encoded by the coding sequence ATGGCATACAAAATTACTGATTCTTGCGTAAGCTGTGGAGCTTGTGCTTCAGAATGTCCAGTTAACGCTATAAGCCAAGGAGATTCTATATTTGTTGTAGATGCTGATACTTGCATTGATTGTGGAAACTGTGCTAACGTTTGTCCAGTTGGAGCTCCAGTACAAGAATAG
- a CDS encoding L,D-transpeptidase: MYKKSFKFLSLAAFILVCFFTLILSFNVKGIENTYKAPKNKPIEIKGNKAKSTNVKILGNTYSNKEKNNEIVDSINNKNLKPENYKLKKIVGNYEKKYTNVYKVVVHIGSQTVDVYNNNDLIKTMICSTGIDSASTPTGTFVTGNKGTSFFSDKYGEGGYYWTSFWGNYLFHSVPFDKDKNIIQGEVAKLGEKASHGCVRLSIENAKWIYNNIPRNTKVYVGT; encoded by the coding sequence ATGTATAAAAAATCCTTTAAATTTTTAAGTCTAGCTGCTTTTATACTGGTATGTTTTTTTACATTAATACTTTCTTTTAATGTAAAGGGAATTGAAAATACTTATAAGGCGCCTAAAAATAAACCTATAGAGATTAAGGGTAATAAAGCAAAAAGTACTAATGTTAAAATTCTAGGAAATACCTATTCAAATAAAGAGAAAAATAATGAAATAGTAGATTCTATTAATAATAAAAATTTAAAACCGGAAAATTATAAATTAAAAAAAATTGTTGGTAATTATGAGAAAAAGTATACTAATGTTTATAAAGTAGTTGTTCATATTGGAAGCCAAACAGTAGATGTTTATAATAATAATGATTTAATAAAAACCATGATTTGTTCTACTGGTATAGATAGTGCATCTACACCCACGGGTACATTTGTTACTGGAAATAAAGGAACTTCTTTTTTTAGCGATAAATATGGTGAAGGTGGATACTATTGGACAAGCTTTTGGGGAAATTATCTTTTTCACAGTGTCCCCTTTGATAAAGACAAAAATATCATCCAAGGTGAGGTGGCTAAACTAGGTGAGAAAGCATCTCATGGCTGTGTTAGACTTTCTATAGAAAATGCAAAGTGGATTTATAATAATATACCTAGAAATACTAAAGTATATGTGGGAACATGA
- a CDS encoding guanylate kinase: protein MGKIFCLLGKSGSGKDTIFKKLMEEKVLNLKPIVSYTTRPKREKERDGVEYYFIDKEKLGKYRTLGKIIESREYNTVNGQWYYSTIDDGQIDIKINSYLIITTLEAYKNLQKYFGKDEVFPIYITLDDGIRLERALQREMNEEKPNYSELCRRFLADNSDFSMEKLKDAGIEKLYCNYEIDECINSIKKDILQDIKRH, encoded by the coding sequence ATGGGTAAAATATTTTGCTTATTAGGAAAAAGCGGATCGGGGAAAGATACTATATTTAAAAAGCTAATGGAAGAAAAAGTTTTGAATCTAAAACCAATAGTTTCCTATACAACAAGACCCAAAAGAGAAAAAGAAAGGGACGGAGTAGAGTATTATTTCATAGATAAAGAAAAATTAGGTAAGTACAGGACATTAGGAAAGATTATAGAAAGTAGAGAATATAATACTGTAAATGGACAATGGTATTATTCAACTATAGATGATGGACAGATTGATATAAAAATTAATAGCTATCTTATAATAACTACTCTAGAAGCATATAAAAACTTACAGAAGTACTTTGGAAAAGATGAAGTATTTCCAATTTATATTACTTTAGATGATGGAATAAGATTGGAGAGAGCACTGCAAAGGGAAATGAATGAGGAAAAGCCTAACTACAGTGAATTATGTAGAAGATTTCTTGCAGATAATAGTGATTTTAGTATGGAGAAATTAAAAGATGCTGGAATTGAAAAATTATATTGTAATTATGAAATTGATGAATGTATTAATAGCATAAAAAAAGACATTTTACAGGACATTAAAAGGCATTAG
- a CDS encoding S66 peptidase family protein produces MIGKRLCIGDTIGIICPSSAENVEAIKNGINFFKKQGFNIKDGKHIYNRLGYLAGTDMERAQDLNNMFLDPNIKMILCIRGGYGSMRTLPYIDFDIIKNNPKIFVGFSDITTYLNGFYEKCNLITFHGPMLTSKFEDEFTLNSLLNTVMNGYNPFTIKNPDHIPTDSNSAITIEGTLLGGNLSLICSTLSTDFEIDTTDKILFIEDVGEEPYSIDRMLTHLLLANKLQVCKGIILGQFTKCSLPHYERSLTLEEIIQDRILSLNIPTVLNFMSGHDYPKLTLPIGANIQLDCKNGTIKVLEPVVG; encoded by the coding sequence ATGATAGGTAAAAGACTTTGTATTGGAGATACCATAGGCATAATATGTCCATCAAGTGCTGAAAATGTTGAAGCTATAAAAAATGGAATAAATTTTTTTAAAAAACAAGGCTTTAACATAAAAGATGGAAAACACATATATAATCGTTTAGGATATCTTGCAGGAACTGACATGGAAAGAGCCCAGGATTTAAACAATATGTTTCTTGATCCCAATATAAAGATGATATTATGTATAAGGGGCGGTTATGGCTCCATGAGAACCTTACCTTATATAGATTTTGATATCATAAAAAATAATCCTAAGATATTTGTGGGCTTTAGTGATATAACTACTTACTTAAACGGCTTTTATGAAAAATGTAATTTAATAACCTTTCATGGACCTATGCTTACTTCAAAATTTGAAGATGAATTTACATTAAATTCTCTTTTAAATACAGTAATGAATGGATATAATCCTTTTACTATAAAAAATCCTGACCATATACCAACTGACTCCAATTCAGCTATAACTATAGAGGGTACACTGTTAGGTGGCAATTTATCGCTGATTTGCAGCACACTATCCACTGATTTTGAAATAGATACTACAGATAAAATTTTATTCATAGAAGATGTAGGAGAAGAACCCTACTCTATAGATAGAATGCTTACACACTTATTACTGGCTAACAAGCTTCAAGTTTGCAAGGGAATAATACTTGGCCAATTTACTAAATGTTCTCTGCCTCATTATGAAAGAAGTTTAACACTGGAAGAAATAATACAGGATAGAATTTTATCCTTAAATATACCAACAGTATTAAATTTCATGTCCGGACATGATTACCCAAAACTTACTCTTCCCATTGGTGCAAATATACAGCTGGATTGTAAAAATGGTACTATAAAGGTTCTTGAACCAGTAGTAGGCTAA
- a CDS encoding sigma factor G inhibitor Gin, producing MKKPSCIICGKSLADGIIVNGRGICKACEERLVNLEPGNDFYEYYKESIRKNMIQVRGAECNCQNYHL from the coding sequence ATGAAAAAACCAAGTTGTATTATATGCGGGAAGTCTCTAGCTGATGGTATAATAGTTAATGGAAGAGGTATTTGTAAAGCTTGTGAAGAAAGACTGGTTAATTTGGAACCTGGAAATGATTTTTACGAATACTATAAAGAATCCATAAGAAAAAATATGATCCAAGTAAGAGGAGCTGAATGTAATTGTCAAAATTACCACTTGTAG
- a CDS encoding aminotransferase class I/II-fold pyridoxal phosphate-dependent enzyme, with protein MSKLPLVEGIIKYLRENNSMLCMPGHKSGRGFKNTDVGKELYENFIKADITEVDGVDNLHHPEGIIKEAENMLRDFYGSKKSYFLVNGSTSGNLAMIFSCLREGEKVIVERNCHRSIFNGIIMRKLKPVYIKNKIYNKFNAPLSIDEDYLIDLFDNNLDAKAVIITYPNYYGVCCNLKFIVKEAHKRGIKVLVDSAHGAHFGAHNELPQHAVNLGGDFVVMSSHKTLPSLTQTAYLHIGQDIDTEKVDFYVSAFLSTSPSYMLMCSMDYARYYLQEKGTSEYKKLIDLCNYYREKINLIEGFHIISREDLQNNIDVTRYILNVKDGLSGYKLYEYLKSKKIQPEMCDGNNVILIFSTFNTEEEFELLYKSLLDCKLEAIKLRNFHIIESGIADMKIMPFEAVEKEYRLIHYSKAQGELCRDSIVPYPPGIPIILPGEIINKNTIKAIEYYLREKCTVLGINKDGEIKIID; from the coding sequence TTGTCAAAATTACCACTTGTAGAGGGCATAATTAAATACTTAAGAGAAAATAATTCAATGCTCTGCATGCCCGGTCATAAAAGTGGCAGAGGATTTAAGAACACCGATGTAGGGAAAGAATTGTACGAGAATTTTATAAAGGCCGATATTACAGAAGTGGATGGAGTAGATAATCTTCATCATCCAGAGGGTATAATCAAAGAAGCAGAAAATATGTTAAGAGATTTTTATGGAAGTAAAAAGTCATATTTTTTAGTGAATGGAAGTACTAGTGGGAATTTAGCTATGATATTTTCCTGTCTTAGAGAAGGAGAAAAGGTAATAGTAGAGAGAAATTGTCATAGATCTATTTTTAATGGAATAATAATGAGAAAACTTAAACCGGTTTATATAAAAAATAAGATATACAATAAGTTTAATGCCCCCTTATCTATAGATGAGGATTACTTAATAGATTTGTTTGATAATAATTTAGATGCAAAGGCGGTTATAATAACTTATCCAAATTACTATGGTGTATGCTGTAATTTAAAATTCATAGTAAAAGAAGCCCATAAAAGAGGTATAAAAGTACTTGTAGATAGTGCCCATGGAGCTCACTTTGGAGCTCATAATGAGCTGCCTCAGCATGCTGTAAATCTAGGAGGGGATTTTGTTGTTATGAGTTCTCATAAAACACTTCCCAGCCTTACCCAAACAGCTTATTTACATATTGGCCAGGATATTGATACAGAGAAAGTAGATTTTTATGTTAGTGCATTTTTGAGTACAAGCCCTTCTTATATGCTAATGTGTTCAATGGATTATGCACGATATTATTTGCAGGAAAAGGGAACAAGTGAATATAAGAAATTAATAGATTTATGTAATTATTATAGGGAGAAAATAAATTTAATAGAAGGATTTCATATAATCTCCAGAGAAGATTTACAGAATAATATAGATGTAACAAGATATATTTTAAATGTAAAAGATGGACTTAGTGGATATAAACTGTATGAGTACCTGAAAAGTAAAAAAATACAGCCTGAAATGTGCGATGGAAATAATGTAATTCTTATATTCTCCACTTTTAATACGGAGGAGGAGTTTGAACTCCTTTATAAATCGCTTTTAGACTGCAAACTTGAAGCTATAAAACTTAGAAATTTTCATATAATAGAGTCAGGTATAGCGGATATGAAAATTATGCCTTTTGAGGCTGTAGAAAAAGAATATAGGTTAATACATTACAGCAAAGCTCAGGGGGAGCTGTGTAGAGATTCTATTGTTCCGTACCCACCAGGGATACCTATAATATTACCAGGAGAGATTATAAATAAAAACACAATAAAAGCTATAGAGTATTATCTAAGAGAGAAATGTACTGTACTTGGTATAAATAAAGATGGAGAAATTAAAATTATAGACTAG
- a CDS encoding heavy-metal-associated domain-containing protein — protein sequence MKSILKICNIRTLRDVSVVRNSIASNEGIVACQINKEKGEIEIVYDAYSINMDKVIEAIEDLGFTVI from the coding sequence ATGAAATCCATTCTTAAAATTTGCAATATAAGGACTTTAAGGGATGTTAGTGTAGTAAGAAATTCTATAGCGTCTAATGAAGGTATTGTTGCATGTCAAATAAACAAAGAAAAAGGCGAAATAGAAATAGTATATGATGCTTACTCTATAAATATGGATAAAGTTATAGAAGCTATAGAAGATTTAGGATTTACTGTAATATAA
- a CDS encoding cyclic-di-AMP receptor translates to MKLIIAIVQDDDAGDLIDVLTEENFRVTKLATTGGFLKAGNTTLMIGVDEKDVDRVLGTIEEECKTRDQVITSPSPIDGATGVYVPYPIDVEIGGATIFVVDVDKFIKI, encoded by the coding sequence ATGAAGCTTATTATTGCTATAGTACAAGATGATGATGCTGGTGATTTAATAGATGTGCTCACTGAAGAAAATTTTCGTGTGACAAAACTTGCTACTACTGGAGGCTTTTTAAAGGCTGGAAATACAACTCTTATGATAGGCGTTGATGAAAAGGATGTAGATAGAGTATTGGGAACTATAGAAGAAGAATGTAAAACTAGGGATCAAGTTATAACGTCACCTTCACCTATAGATGGAGCTACAGGAGTATATGTACCCTATCCTATTGATGTAGAAATCGGTGGAGCTACTATTTTTGTAGTGGATGTAGATAAATTTATAAAGATTTGA
- a CDS encoding PSP1 domain-containing protein — protein sequence MVTVVGVRFKKAGKIYYFSPEDKVIASGDNVIVETARGIEFGNCVIGPKEVSEDKIVLPLKNVIRKANEEDEKKYLENKSKEKDAFNICSEKIQKHNLIMKLIDVEYTFDNNKIIFYFTAEGRVDFRELVKDLASVFRTRIELRQIGVRDEAKMIGGLGPCGRPMCCSVHLGDFAPVSIKMAKEQNLSLNPTKISGICGRLMCCLNYEQNTYEDIRKRLPKVASIVQTEYGKGEVVSNSVVNESVKIKVKIEDGEDTIKEVPINELTLVSGSFEGAVDEADIKLEIDGEDEKIIKELFKPD from the coding sequence ATGGTAACTGTTGTAGGAGTACGTTTTAAGAAAGCTGGTAAAATATATTATTTTTCTCCTGAAGACAAGGTTATAGCTAGCGGAGATAATGTTATTGTAGAAACTGCTAGAGGAATAGAATTTGGTAATTGTGTCATAGGACCTAAAGAAGTTAGTGAGGATAAAATAGTATTGCCATTAAAAAATGTTATAAGAAAAGCAAATGAAGAGGATGAAAAAAAATATTTAGAAAATAAATCTAAAGAAAAAGATGCCTTTAATATTTGTTCAGAAAAAATACAAAAGCATAATTTAATTATGAAACTTATAGATGTAGAGTATACTTTTGATAATAATAAAATAATATTTTATTTTACTGCTGAAGGAAGAGTAGACTTTAGAGAATTAGTAAAGGATTTAGCTTCAGTTTTTAGAACCAGAATTGAACTTAGGCAGATTGGTGTAAGAGATGAAGCAAAGATGATAGGGGGATTGGGACCTTGTGGAAGACCAATGTGCTGTTCTGTACATTTAGGAGATTTTGCACCTGTGTCTATCAAAATGGCTAAGGAACAAAATTTATCACTAAACCCTACTAAAATATCAGGGATTTGTGGAAGACTTATGTGCTGCCTTAATTACGAACAGAATACTTATGAAGATATAAGAAAAAGACTTCCAAAGGTAGCATCAATTGTTCAAACTGAGTATGGTAAGGGCGAGGTTGTATCTAATAGTGTAGTTAATGAAAGTGTTAAAATAAAGGTGAAGATTGAGGATGGAGAGGACACCATTAAAGAGGTTCCTATAAATGAACTTACTCTAGTATCTGGCTCTTTTGAAGGTGCTGTTGATGAAGCAGATATTAAGCTAGAAATTGATGGAGAAGATGAAAAGATTATAAAAGAGTTATTTAAACCAGACTAG